From the genome of Rathayibacter sp. VKM Ac-2759, one region includes:
- the infA gene encoding translation initiation factor IF-1, producing MAKKDGVIEIEGAVVEALPNAMFRVELTNGHKVLAHISGKMRQHYIRILPEDRVIVELSPYDLTRGRIVYRYK from the coding sequence ATGGCCAAAAAAGACGGTGTCATCGAAATCGAAGGTGCGGTTGTCGAGGCGCTCCCCAACGCGATGTTCCGCGTGGAGCTGACCAACGGACACAAAGTTCTCGCCCACATCTCGGGCAAGATGCGTCAGCACTACATCCGGATCCTCCCCGAGGACCGGGTGATCGTGGAGCTGAGCCCTTACGACCTGACCCGCGGCCGGATCGTCTACCGCTACAAGTAG
- the lepB gene encoding signal peptidase I, which produces MARTQKTAPSERRWYSHPLVTVVVAIVVIALVQTFFVKVYTVPTGSMENTLQGGGFFGDRILVDRTASPDGDPESGQIVVFSRDARWGASDAVGNPLSEAVKYFGDVTSIGPSHEEFLVKRVIAVGGQTVSCCDAEGRVLVDGQPLDESYVFEDFPFVPGSLDCTTEPASTRCFEEYTVPEDTLFVMGDHRSNSNDSMGACRGAPGPIDACVKTVPLERVVGRVFAVAWPLTRWRLF; this is translated from the coding sequence ATGGCCCGCACGCAGAAGACGGCACCGAGCGAGCGCCGCTGGTACTCGCATCCGCTGGTCACGGTCGTCGTCGCGATCGTCGTGATCGCCCTCGTGCAGACCTTCTTCGTGAAGGTGTACACCGTGCCGACCGGCTCGATGGAGAACACCCTCCAGGGCGGCGGGTTCTTCGGCGACCGGATCCTCGTCGACCGCACCGCGTCGCCCGACGGCGACCCGGAGTCGGGGCAGATCGTGGTGTTCTCGCGCGATGCCCGGTGGGGCGCGAGCGACGCGGTCGGGAATCCGCTGTCGGAGGCGGTGAAGTACTTCGGCGACGTCACCAGCATCGGACCGTCGCATGAGGAGTTCCTCGTCAAGCGGGTGATCGCCGTGGGCGGCCAGACCGTCTCCTGCTGCGACGCCGAGGGGCGCGTGCTCGTCGACGGTCAGCCGCTCGACGAGTCGTACGTCTTCGAGGACTTCCCCTTCGTCCCCGGCTCGCTCGACTGCACCACCGAGCCGGCATCGACCCGGTGCTTCGAGGAGTACACCGTGCCGGAGGACACCCTCTTCGTGATGGGCGACCACCGCTCGAACTCGAACGACTCGATGGGCGCCTGCCGCGGAGCTCCGGGCCCGATCGACGCCTGCGTCAAGACCGTGCCGCTCGAGCGCGTCGTCGGGCGCGTGTTCGCGGTCGCCTGGCCGCTGACCCGCTGGCGCCTGTTCTGA
- a CDS encoding mannitol-1-phosphate 5-dehydrogenase yields the protein MPTAVHFGAGNIGRGFVGLILHGAGYELVFADVNAGLIGQLAAADSYEVHEVGEEATTHVVDRFRAIDSAADEEALVREIAEADIVTTAVGPNILRFVAPVIAKGLAARAESAPKLAVMACENAINATRLLQTEVAAALGADEWERLRTRAVFADTAVDRIVPNQEAGQGLDVTVESFFEWVIDRTPFEGGEPSLPGATWVDDLEPFIERKLFTVNTGHATAAYVGFAAGAHKLSDALALPEVHDAVKAALEDTKALIVEKHGFSDAEQQAYLEKTLTRFANPYLTDTVDRVGRQPLRKLSRHERFIGPAAELAERGRTPSGLLAAIGAALRFDVPEDPQSVELKEKLATLSPEDFVTEVTGLASDHPLYPQVLAVVRG from the coding sequence ATGCCCACCGCCGTCCACTTCGGAGCGGGCAACATCGGCCGCGGCTTCGTCGGCCTGATCCTGCACGGCGCCGGCTACGAGCTCGTCTTCGCCGACGTCAACGCCGGACTCATCGGCCAGCTCGCGGCCGCCGACAGCTACGAGGTGCACGAGGTGGGGGAGGAGGCGACGACCCACGTGGTCGACCGCTTCCGCGCCATCGACTCGGCCGCCGACGAGGAGGCGCTCGTGCGCGAGATCGCGGAGGCGGACATCGTCACGACCGCGGTCGGGCCGAACATCCTCCGCTTCGTCGCGCCGGTCATCGCGAAGGGCCTCGCCGCCCGCGCCGAGTCGGCGCCGAAGCTCGCGGTGATGGCGTGCGAGAACGCGATCAACGCCACCCGGCTCCTGCAGACCGAGGTCGCGGCCGCCCTGGGCGCCGACGAGTGGGAGCGCCTGCGCACCCGTGCCGTCTTCGCCGATACCGCTGTCGACCGCATCGTCCCCAACCAGGAGGCGGGACAGGGCCTCGACGTCACGGTCGAGAGCTTCTTCGAGTGGGTCATCGACCGCACGCCCTTCGAGGGCGGGGAGCCCTCCCTCCCCGGAGCGACCTGGGTCGACGACCTCGAGCCGTTCATCGAGCGCAAGCTGTTCACGGTGAACACGGGCCACGCCACCGCGGCGTACGTCGGCTTCGCCGCCGGGGCGCACAAGCTCTCGGACGCGCTCGCTCTGCCCGAGGTCCACGACGCGGTGAAGGCCGCCCTCGAGGACACCAAGGCGCTGATCGTCGAGAAGCACGGCTTCAGCGACGCTGAGCAGCAGGCCTACCTCGAGAAGACGCTCACGCGCTTCGCCAACCCGTACCTGACCGACACGGTCGACCGGGTGGGGCGTCAGCCGCTGCGCAAGCTGTCGCGCCACGAGCGCTTCATCGGGCCTGCGGCCGAGCTCGCCGAGCGCGGTCGCACGCCCTCGGGGCTCCTCGCCGCGATCGGAGCCGCGCTGCGCTTCGACGTGCCCGAGGACCCGCAGAGCGTGGAGCTGAAGGAGAAGCTGGCGACCCTCTCGCCCGAGGACTTCGTCACCGAGGTGACGGGGCTCGCCTCCGACCACCCGCTCTACCCGCAGGTGCTGGCGGTCGTGCGCGGCTGA
- a CDS encoding PTS sugar transporter subunit IIA produces MSDVLTIGQINASGTATSKEAAIKEAADMLVGVGAVTPAYHEAMLAREATVSTYMGNLLAIPHGTNDAKDEIRSSALSFVRYAQPIDWDGNEVRFVVGIAGVNNEHLEILSKIAIIFSEEDEVQKLLDAPDAQALYGLLGEVNS; encoded by the coding sequence ATGAGCGACGTGCTCACCATCGGACAGATCAACGCCTCCGGCACTGCGACCAGCAAGGAGGCCGCCATCAAGGAGGCGGCCGACATGCTCGTCGGCGTCGGAGCGGTCACCCCCGCCTACCACGAGGCGATGCTCGCGCGCGAGGCGACCGTCTCGACCTACATGGGCAACCTCCTCGCCATCCCGCACGGGACGAACGACGCGAAGGACGAGATCCGCTCGTCGGCGCTCTCCTTCGTGCGCTACGCGCAGCCGATCGACTGGGACGGCAACGAGGTGCGCTTCGTCGTCGGCATCGCCGGCGTCAACAACGAGCACCTCGAGATCCTCTCGAAGATCGCGATCATCTTCTCGGAGGAGGACGAGGTGCAGAAGCTCCTCGACGCCCCCGACGCGCAGGCCCTCTACGGCCTGCTGGGCGAGGTCAACTCCTGA
- a CDS encoding PTS mannitol transporter subunit IICB, with translation MTTTSATATRGGARVHVQRFGTFLSGMVMPNIAAFIAWGLITSLFIAAGWLPNGILGGFGDAAQIGWEGARTTLAAGEDGATFQQYIGLVGPMITYLLPLLIANTGGRMVYGARGGVVASIATMGVIVGATIPMFLGAMIVGPLAAWLMKKVDSIWDGKIKPGFEMLVNNFSAGILGMLLSLGAFFGIAPIISFLTKVLGDGVDLLVNAGLLPLTSIFIEPAKILFLNNAINQGVLTPLGTVMAQETGKSYLFLLEANPGPGMGVLLAFAIFGVGIARGSAPGAALIHFVGGIHEIYFPYVLMKPALVAAVILGGMTGVATNVAFDSGLVAPASPGSIIAVLLQTSRDSYLGVILSVLLSMAVSFAVASFIIRGSRKRDLEAMEAGDDKLAAAVAANASNKGKDSSVGSLLNQSGAPAQDGASATATATQVRNIVFACDAGMGSSAMGASVLRNKMKKAGFEDVSVTNKAIAALEDDVDLVITQAELTERARQRTPGAIHVSVDNFMNSPKYDEVVSLVAEQHGK, from the coding sequence ATGACAACGACGTCAGCGACGGCGACGCGCGGTGGAGCGCGCGTCCACGTCCAGCGCTTCGGCACCTTCCTCTCGGGGATGGTCATGCCGAACATCGCGGCCTTCATCGCGTGGGGCCTCATCACCTCGCTCTTCATCGCGGCCGGCTGGCTGCCCAACGGCATCCTCGGCGGCTTCGGCGACGCGGCCCAGATCGGCTGGGAGGGTGCCCGCACCACCCTCGCCGCCGGTGAGGACGGCGCCACCTTCCAGCAGTACATCGGCCTCGTCGGCCCGATGATCACCTACCTGCTGCCGCTGCTCATCGCGAACACCGGTGGCCGCATGGTCTACGGCGCTCGCGGCGGCGTGGTCGCCTCGATCGCCACCATGGGCGTCATCGTCGGCGCGACCATCCCGATGTTCCTCGGCGCCATGATCGTCGGCCCGCTCGCCGCGTGGCTGATGAAGAAGGTCGACTCGATCTGGGACGGCAAGATCAAGCCCGGCTTCGAGATGCTGGTCAACAACTTCTCGGCCGGCATCCTCGGCATGCTGCTCTCGCTCGGAGCGTTCTTCGGCATCGCGCCGATCATCTCGTTCCTCACCAAGGTCCTGGGCGACGGCGTCGACCTCCTGGTCAACGCGGGGCTGCTCCCGCTGACCTCGATCTTCATCGAGCCGGCCAAGATCCTCTTCCTCAACAACGCCATCAACCAGGGCGTCCTCACCCCGCTCGGCACCGTCATGGCGCAGGAGACGGGCAAGTCGTACCTGTTCCTGCTCGAGGCGAACCCCGGCCCCGGCATGGGCGTCCTGCTGGCCTTCGCGATCTTCGGAGTCGGCATCGCCCGCGGTTCCGCCCCCGGCGCCGCGCTGATCCACTTCGTCGGCGGCATCCACGAGATCTACTTCCCCTACGTGCTGATGAAGCCCGCGCTGGTCGCGGCCGTCATCCTCGGCGGCATGACCGGTGTCGCGACCAACGTCGCGTTCGACTCCGGCCTCGTCGCTCCCGCCTCGCCCGGATCGATCATCGCGGTCCTCCTGCAGACCTCGCGCGACAGCTACCTCGGAGTCATCCTCTCGGTGCTCCTGTCGATGGCCGTGTCGTTCGCGGTCGCCTCGTTCATCATCCGCGGCAGCCGCAAGCGCGATCTCGAGGCGATGGAGGCGGGCGACGACAAGCTCGCCGCCGCGGTCGCCGCGAACGCCTCGAACAAGGGCAAGGACAGCTCGGTCGGCTCGCTGCTCAACCAGAGCGGTGCTCCGGCTCAGGACGGCGCCTCGGCGACGGCCACCGCGACCCAGGTGCGCAACATCGTGTTCGCCTGCGACGCCGGCATGGGCTCCTCCGCGATGGGCGCCTCGGTGCTCCGCAACAAGATGAAGAAGGCGGGCTTCGAGGACGTCTCGGTCACCAACAAGGCGATCGCGGCCCTCGAGGACGACGTCGACCTGGTGATCACCCAGGCCGAGCTGACCGAGCGCGCCCGCCAGCGCACTCCCGGCGCGATCCACGTCTCCGTCGACAACTTCATGAACTCGCCGAAGTACGACGAGGTCGTCTCGCTGGTCGCGGAGCAGCACGGCAAGTAG